Proteins from a genomic interval of Streptomyces sp. NBC_01445:
- a CDS encoding alpha-ketoglutarate-dependent dioxygenase AlkB family protein: MAGQHEPHAPPLFPVHRERREITPGAVHVPGWLDAEAQRALVEACRGWAAGPVPMRHTRLPGGGVMSVQTVCVGWHWQPYRYTRTASDVNGAQVAHFPDWLQELGRRALVDAYEDDAAGDGYDPDTALINFYDGAATMGMHQDKDERAREPVVSLSIGDTCVFRLGNTENRGRPYEDVELVSGDLLVFGGPSRLAFHGVPKVYPGTGDPANGLSRGRLNLTMRVTGLHAPPSAPSPPSPQG; the protein is encoded by the coding sequence ATGGCCGGCCAGCACGAACCGCACGCGCCCCCGCTCTTCCCGGTGCACCGGGAGCGCCGGGAGATCACCCCCGGCGCCGTGCACGTGCCCGGCTGGCTCGACGCCGAGGCCCAGCGGGCACTCGTCGAAGCCTGCCGCGGCTGGGCCGCCGGGCCCGTGCCGATGCGCCACACGCGACTGCCGGGCGGCGGCGTGATGTCCGTCCAGACCGTGTGCGTCGGATGGCACTGGCAGCCCTACCGCTACACGCGTACGGCATCCGATGTGAACGGCGCCCAGGTGGCCCACTTCCCCGACTGGCTACAGGAGTTGGGCAGACGCGCGCTGGTCGACGCGTACGAGGACGACGCGGCCGGCGACGGCTACGACCCCGACACGGCACTCATCAACTTCTACGACGGCGCCGCCACCATGGGCATGCACCAGGACAAGGACGAGCGCGCCCGGGAACCCGTCGTCTCGCTCAGCATCGGCGACACCTGCGTCTTCCGGCTGGGCAACACCGAGAACCGCGGCAGACCGTACGAGGACGTGGAGCTGGTCTCCGGGGACCTGCTGGTCTTCGGAGGGCCGTCGCGCCTCGCCTTCCACGGGGTGCCGAAGGTGTACCCCGGTACCGGCGACCCCGCCAACGGGCTCTCCCGGGGCCGCCTGAATCTCACGATGCGCGTCACCGGACTCCACGCACCGCCCTCCGCGCCTTCCCCACCCTCCCCACAGGGGTGA
- a CDS encoding ROK family protein, with translation MRGKAASGAGGQTAGEAEGSARSPRLERGRGALGPALELVHTGRAPTRAVLTAELGVTRATAGAVAAELEALGLIRIDAKPSAAAGSQGRPSHRLSVAEDGPVALAAQVHADGYRAALVGLGGRIVATTPGCEIIDPDPAQVLGSVVEAGAQLLRESGRHCVGAGLAVPSAVAEPDGTALNPLHLAWPAGSPVREIFAERVREAGIGRPAFAANDVNLAALAEHRHGAGRGARDLLCVATGHRGVGGALVLDGRLHTGSSGLALEVGHLTVNPEGRPCYCGSRGCLDVETDPLALLDAAGREPGPDGSLLQQARDLITGSLDDPKVRMATEALIDRLGLGLAGLVNILNPDRIILGGLHRALLDADPDRLRAVVADRSLWGRSGGVPILACTLDHNSLVGAAELAWQPVLDDPLSALGLA, from the coding sequence ATGCGTGGCAAGGCGGCCTCCGGGGCCGGGGGGCAGACGGCGGGCGAGGCGGAGGGTTCCGCGCGTTCGCCACGTCTCGAGCGGGGCCGTGGCGCGCTCGGGCCCGCGCTCGAACTCGTGCACACCGGCCGCGCGCCGACCCGCGCCGTCCTCACCGCCGAACTGGGCGTGACCCGGGCCACGGCAGGCGCCGTCGCCGCCGAGCTCGAAGCGCTCGGGCTGATCAGGATCGACGCCAAGCCGAGCGCCGCCGCAGGCTCGCAGGGGCGACCCTCGCACCGGCTGTCCGTCGCCGAGGACGGACCCGTGGCACTCGCCGCGCAGGTGCACGCCGACGGCTACCGCGCCGCCCTGGTGGGCCTCGGCGGCCGGATCGTCGCGACCACGCCCGGCTGCGAGATCATCGACCCGGACCCGGCGCAGGTCCTCGGCTCGGTCGTGGAGGCCGGCGCCCAACTGCTGCGCGAGAGCGGGCGCCACTGCGTCGGCGCGGGCCTCGCCGTGCCGTCCGCCGTGGCCGAGCCCGACGGCACGGCCCTCAACCCGCTGCACCTCGCCTGGCCCGCGGGCTCGCCCGTCCGCGAGATCTTCGCCGAGCGCGTACGGGAGGCGGGCATCGGGCGGCCGGCGTTCGCCGCGAACGACGTCAACCTCGCCGCCCTCGCCGAGCACCGGCACGGCGCGGGCCGTGGAGCGCGCGACCTGCTGTGCGTCGCCACCGGCCACCGCGGCGTCGGCGGCGCGCTCGTCCTCGACGGCCGTCTGCACACCGGCAGTTCGGGCCTCGCCCTGGAGGTCGGGCACCTCACCGTGAACCCCGAGGGCCGGCCCTGCTACTGCGGCAGCCGCGGCTGCCTCGACGTGGAGACCGACCCGCTGGCCCTGCTCGACGCGGCGGGCCGCGAACCGGGCCCCGACGGCTCCCTGCTCCAGCAGGCCCGCGACCTGATCACCGGCAGCCTCGACGACCCGAAGGTGCGGATGGCCACCGAGGCCCTGATCGACCGTCTCGGACTCGGCCTCGCGGGCCTGGTGAACATCCTCAACCCCGACCGCATCATCCTGGGCGGCCTGCACCGGGCGCTCCTCGACGCGGACCCGGACCGCCTGCGGGCCGTCGTCGCGGACCGCAGCCTGTGGGGCCGCAGCGGCGGCGTGCCCATCCTGGCGTGCACCCTCGACCACAACAGCCTCGTAGGAGCTGCCGAGTTGGCGTGGCAGCCGGTCCTCGACGACCCGCTCTCGGCGCTGGGCCTGGCCTGA